Proteins from a genomic interval of Sulfurimonas sp. HSL3-2:
- a CDS encoding sugar phosphate nucleotidyltransferase, whose amino-acid sequence MKAVVMAGGFGTRIQPLTHSIPKPMLPIMNKPMMEHTMMMLKDLGIKEFIVLLYFKPDIIKEYFKDGSDLGIKITYVVPEDDYGTAGAVKLAQEYIGDENFIVISGDLVTDFDFQKLFDFHAAKKSKLSIGLTSVENPLQFGVVIANEDNVIEKFLEKPSWGEVFSDTINTGIYVIEPEILNYIPENENFDFAKDLFPSLMQKEIDLMGYNLSGYWRDVGNPESYREVYEDILNCRIKFDISGYKKEYPDGTLYTASRYDLDPTVEIIGTVVLGDNVTLKKGVKLSNVVIGDNVTIGALSKVRNCVFWNNIEIDKHAKLDNCIICNNNIIGKNVTVKAGLILAEGCEVGELTSIEQDVIIWPDKKIEPASIVSHNIILGSRYKNSIFENGTVFGTSNVELSCEMVTKLAEAFAAQLPIGSKVVVGRDDDRSSRMLKRAFLGGLLSAGINVQDIKSAPQSVLRFTLANDNDLVAGAHFKRSIIDTRNSEITFFNDEAIRLDSNAAKAIEKLFFTEKFRRVEYSKIGKIYETHYKTECTSYKYAIERTLDHSSIKYSNFRVAVDLMHGSTAEMFPGILNDLGIENIVLNAYYDEQKLSNMRALRKRSEEDISKIVKSLDYDMGVMIYPNVQRITLIADNGEVLNKINALYSVLYLLNMDLKENKKKTVFLPSWAPDIIYFENLIIERGKYSDFKAEQLKKYDLIATVDGNFSFKEFSYTRDAMYASLKIMELLSYNNIKLSAVSKMIDDFYYKTFKVDCPQSLKGKMMRMFLEDAKGKKSSLVDGVKIWENDTNWILMIPDQYSEYLNIYIQAIDEKAGNALYERYSAKMTEWSAK is encoded by the coding sequence CTCTATTCCCAAACCTATGTTACCTATCATGAACAAACCTATGATGGAACATACGATGATGATGCTAAAGGATCTGGGTATAAAAGAGTTTATTGTGCTTTTGTATTTTAAGCCGGATATTATTAAAGAGTATTTTAAAGACGGCAGTGACCTCGGTATAAAGATCACATATGTAGTCCCGGAGGATGATTACGGGACTGCCGGTGCAGTTAAGCTTGCACAAGAGTATATCGGTGATGAGAACTTTATTGTCATAAGCGGAGATCTTGTGACAGATTTTGATTTTCAAAAACTGTTTGATTTTCATGCAGCTAAAAAATCAAAACTCTCCATCGGACTTACTTCTGTAGAAAACCCTTTGCAATTCGGTGTGGTCATTGCTAATGAAGATAATGTGATCGAGAAATTTTTGGAAAAACCGAGCTGGGGTGAAGTATTCAGCGATACTATAAATACGGGTATATATGTTATAGAACCGGAGATTTTAAATTATATCCCTGAAAATGAAAATTTCGATTTTGCAAAAGACCTTTTTCCCTCTTTAATGCAAAAAGAGATAGATTTAATGGGCTACAACCTTAGCGGGTATTGGCGAGACGTAGGAAATCCTGAAAGCTATAGAGAAGTGTATGAAGATATATTGAACTGTCGAATAAAATTTGATATATCCGGGTATAAAAAAGAGTATCCTGACGGTACGTTATATACAGCATCCAGGTATGATCTAGATCCGACGGTAGAGATCATAGGTACAGTTGTTTTAGGTGATAATGTTACTCTAAAAAAAGGTGTGAAACTCAGTAATGTCGTCATAGGCGATAATGTCACGATCGGAGCATTGAGCAAGGTCAGAAACTGTGTGTTTTGGAATAATATAGAGATCGATAAACATGCAAAACTTGATAACTGTATTATCTGTAACAACAATATAATCGGTAAAAACGTTACAGTGAAAGCAGGATTGATCCTGGCTGAAGGTTGTGAGGTCGGTGAGTTGACATCCATTGAACAGGATGTCATCATCTGGCCCGATAAAAAGATAGAACCTGCATCCATTGTCAGTCATAACATCATCTTGGGAAGCAGATATAAAAACTCGATCTTTGAAAATGGAACCGTATTTGGGACGAGTAATGTCGAACTTTCATGTGAAATGGTGACAAAACTGGCTGAAGCTTTTGCTGCACAGCTTCCAATCGGTTCAAAAGTGGTAGTGGGAAGAGATGATGACAGAAGTTCCCGTATGCTCAAACGTGCTTTTCTAGGCGGATTATTATCTGCGGGTATAAACGTACAGGATATTAAAAGTGCTCCGCAGTCTGTTTTAAGATTTACATTGGCAAATGATAATGATCTGGTCGCCGGAGCTCACTTTAAGCGGTCTATTATCGATACCAGAAACTCAGAGATAACGTTTTTCAATGATGAAGCTATACGTTTAGATTCTAACGCGGCAAAAGCTATTGAAAAACTGTTTTTTACTGAAAAATTTCGCAGAGTCGAGTATTCAAAAATTGGAAAGATATATGAAACGCATTATAAAACTGAGTGTACAAGTTATAAATATGCGATAGAAAGAACTTTAGACCACTCAAGTATCAAATACAGTAATTTTCGTGTTGCAGTCGATCTTATGCACGGTAGTACTGCGGAGATGTTTCCCGGAATACTCAATGACCTCGGTATAGAAAATATCGTATTAAACGCTTATTATGATGAACAAAAACTTTCAAATATGCGGGCACTGCGAAAACGTTCAGAAGAAGATATATCAAAGATCGTTAAAAGTCTGGACTATGATATGGGTGTCATGATCTATCCAAATGTACAAAGGATCACATTAATAGCTGATAACGGAGAGGTCTTAAATAAGATAAATGCACTTTACAGCGTGTTATATCTGTTAAATATGGATCTCAAAGAGAATAAGAAAAAAACAGTCTTCTTACCTAGCTGGGCGCCGGATATCATCTATTTTGAGAATCTTATAATCGAGCGCGGAAAATATTCCGACTTTAAAGCTGAACAGCTTAAAAAATATGATCTTATTGCAACGGTCGACGGTAACTTTAGCTTTAAAGAGTTCAGCTATACCAGAGATGCCATGTATGCAAGTTTAAAGATAATGGAGTTACTAAGCTATAATAATATTAAACTATCAGCGGTGTCAAAAATGATAGATGATTTTTATTATAAAACTTTTAAAGTAGATTGTCCGCAATCTCTAAAAGGGAAGATGATGAGAATGTTCCTGGAAGATGCAAAAGGTAAAAAGTCATCATTGGTAGACGGTGTGAAAATCTGGGAAAATGATACCAACTGGATATTGATGATACCTGATCAGTATAGTGAATATTTGAACATCTATATTCAAGCGATAGATGAAAAAGCCGGAAACGCACTCTACGAAAGATACAGTGCAAAAATGACCGAATGGTCTGCTAAATAA
- a CDS encoding glycoside hydrolase family 57 protein translates to MKLSFMWHMHQPDYRDSSGVMQMPWVFLHAIKDYYDMPWMLAQHDGLKATFNITPPLMQQLKLYYQHPQEHDKFLALWSENPSYLDEEDRNWVIKICKSSNYETMVVLFPRYKELYIQEHFNNNELIELEVLFILSWCGVYLQENSSVVIDLIKKQRDYSAEDKFLLLDELSKFISGIFDYYLKLRNEGVIMISTTPLNHPILPLLMDMENARIANPSTNMPKEYIKLEDDALMQVERAKELFHETFGFIPECFWPAEGAVDEKSVELLKSCGVKWIATDEEILFKSLNSNNRADIYFPYSYNDVCIGFRDHNLSDLIGFTYRHADSYEASSSFIKELDKIHNSNPEATVFVILDGENAWEFFKKNGFNFFNSLYEKLKSLSWCQTVTMAESCKTPARKLARLAPGSWIHGEFNTWVGHREKTRAWELIYLTKRDYEHHKDSLDQETNEKIIEHFLIAECSDWFWWYGDDHFSEFGAEFDELFRSHLINIYNLINITPPSDLFIPIIKNKSTKSFWLKPQSDISPEINGKHDSFFEWIGCGVVDESKLFSTMDKQRGPIKKILYGQDDEKLYFAFEARIKELCGSDSIEIIIDPINVRGKVGFQTQKVFLGDLEVNVACKDQLEISIDKSKMGKDEIHVRFELEKDGNVVQTLPGFGELKIDLGNDYSHNWFV, encoded by the coding sequence TTGAAACTTAGCTTTATGTGGCATATGCATCAGCCAGATTACCGTGACAGCAGCGGTGTCATGCAGATGCCTTGGGTCTTTTTACATGCTATAAAAGATTATTATGACATGCCGTGGATGCTGGCTCAGCATGATGGGCTCAAAGCTACATTTAACATTACTCCGCCATTGATGCAGCAGTTAAAACTTTATTATCAACATCCTCAAGAACATGATAAGTTTTTAGCATTGTGGTCAGAAAATCCGTCATATCTAGATGAAGAAGATAGAAACTGGGTCATTAAGATCTGTAAAAGTTCAAATTACGAGACGATGGTAGTTCTGTTTCCGAGATACAAAGAACTTTATATTCAAGAGCATTTCAATAACAATGAACTTATAGAACTAGAGGTACTATTTATCCTTTCTTGGTGCGGTGTCTATCTTCAAGAAAACAGTAGCGTCGTTATAGATCTGATCAAAAAGCAAAGAGATTATAGTGCTGAAGATAAGTTTTTACTTCTAGACGAATTATCCAAATTTATATCAGGGATCTTTGATTATTACTTGAAGTTAAGGAACGAGGGTGTCATTATGATATCTACGACACCTCTAAACCATCCGATCCTGCCTTTGCTTATGGATATGGAAAATGCGCGTATTGCAAACCCTTCTACAAATATGCCAAAAGAGTATATAAAGTTAGAAGATGATGCACTGATGCAGGTAGAAAGAGCAAAAGAACTTTTTCATGAGACTTTCGGCTTTATCCCTGAGTGTTTTTGGCCGGCAGAGGGAGCTGTCGATGAAAAAAGTGTCGAGCTTTTAAAATCATGCGGAGTCAAGTGGATAGCTACGGATGAGGAGATACTGTTTAAATCATTAAACTCAAACAACAGAGCCGATATCTATTTTCCATATTCATATAACGATGTCTGTATCGGTTTTCGTGATCATAACTTAAGTGATCTGATCGGTTTTACATATAGGCATGCAGACTCGTATGAAGCGTCATCAAGCTTTATAAAAGAGCTGGATAAGATACACAACAGCAACCCGGAAGCCACGGTATTTGTTATCTTAGACGGTGAAAATGCTTGGGAGTTCTTTAAGAAAAATGGTTTTAACTTTTTTAACTCTCTTTATGAAAAGCTGAAAAGTCTCTCTTGGTGTCAGACTGTCACTATGGCTGAAAGCTGTAAGACTCCGGCAAGAAAATTAGCACGTTTAGCACCCGGAAGCTGGATACACGGTGAGTTTAATACCTGGGTAGGACATAGAGAAAAGACAAGGGCGTGGGAGCTTATCTATCTTACAAAAAGAGATTATGAACACCATAAAGACTCTCTTGATCAGGAGACTAATGAAAAGATCATAGAACACTTTTTGATCGCTGAGTGTTCTGATTGGTTCTGGTGGTACGGAGATGACCATTTTAGCGAGTTTGGAGCAGAGTTCGATGAACTTTTCCGTTCACACCTGATAAATATTTATAACCTGATAAATATCACGCCTCCATCAGATCTTTTTATCCCTATTATTAAAAATAAAAGTACAAAAAGTTTTTGGCTTAAACCGCAATCGGATATATCTCCCGAGATCAACGGAAAACATGATTCATTTTTTGAATGGATAGGATGCGGTGTCGTAGATGAAAGTAAACTCTTTTCGACGATGGACAAACAAAGAGGTCCGATAAAAAAAATACTTTACGGACAAGATGATGAGAAGCTTTATTTTGCATTTGAAGCACGGATAAAAGAACTGTGCGGCAGTGATTCGATAGAGATTATTATCGATCCTATCAATGTGCGGGGCAAAGTGGGATTTCAAACGCAAAAAGTCTTTCTAGGTGACTTGGAAGTCAACGTAGCATGTAAAGACCAGCTCGAGATCAGTATAGATAAGAGTAAAATGGGCAAAGATGAGATCCATGTCAGATTTGAACTGGAAAAAGACGGTAACGTTGTTCAGACATTACCCGGGTTTGGCGAACTTAAGATAGATCTTGGCAATGACTATAGCCATAACTGGTTTGTTTAG
- a CDS encoding alpha-amylase/4-alpha-glucanotransferase domain-containing protein, with protein sequence MKKVSLLFGIHMHQPVDNFGDSVENAIKLCYKPFFETMVKFPEFKFALHCSGWLLEEIRTKHMDIFENMQYLTKKGSIEWLSAGYYEPVLSSIPSQDRISQIEKLNRYIKKYFKVSPKGLWLTERVWESALVPDLAECGIKYVVVDDYHFLSSGFDTSSLDGYYTTEESAKEVNLFPISKSLRYALPFFSVQSAIDFILSSAVSENSAAVVFDDAEKFGLWPKTHEWVYKKHWLQQFVEAVLADENIVTQHYGTYMKENRPLGIAYLNNTSYFEMGEWSLKSKQALALEELKQSVGEHYFNDIGVSFIKGGIWKNFFIKYRESNYLHKRMLYFSKNQDTLPKKALESLYKLQTNDVFWHGIFGGIYLPNLRDNAYRYLLELEASREKKDIFIEVSDIDKDGYDEFKVVTKNLSAVFSTKFGGQMMEFGSFDTFFNWQNTMMRRKESYHEKLFHHTDLNNTDKHQDGISTIHNDDLEIDESLKDELIYDWHPKYSFIDHFCRDELTLESFKGLTFKDVADFANQPFTLNKNKNSFSRTGGIYLDWCYETKLKKEYGFKTNSISLDVKCNSEYEERLFYAQEYNFHFAHPNRVTFNGKTLHNGFTQYNCDELVIVDDFTKKVLTLKMNQKCNIFGYILNTISKSETGFDKMAQEISFILTLPFYSKFKFKVDLELSDV encoded by the coding sequence ATGAAGAAAGTTTCACTGCTATTTGGTATCCATATGCATCAGCCGGTCGATAATTTTGGTGACTCTGTAGAGAATGCGATAAAACTTTGTTATAAGCCGTTTTTTGAGACGATGGTGAAGTTTCCTGAGTTTAAATTTGCTCTGCATTGCAGCGGGTGGCTGCTTGAAGAGATCAGAACCAAACACATGGATATATTTGAGAATATGCAGTATTTGACAAAAAAAGGCTCCATAGAGTGGCTGAGTGCAGGATACTATGAACCTGTTTTAAGTTCTATCCCCTCACAAGACCGTATATCGCAGATAGAGAAGTTAAACAGATATATAAAAAAATATTTTAAAGTAAGCCCAAAAGGACTTTGGCTCACGGAGAGAGTGTGGGAGTCCGCGTTAGTCCCGGATCTTGCAGAGTGCGGAATCAAGTATGTCGTAGTGGATGACTATCATTTTTTAAGCAGCGGATTTGATACCTCTTCACTTGACGGTTATTATACGACGGAAGAGAGTGCAAAAGAGGTCAATCTTTTCCCGATATCAAAGTCTCTTAGATATGCTCTGCCTTTTTTTAGCGTTCAAAGTGCGATCGATTTTATTTTATCATCTGCTGTGAGTGAGAATTCTGCTGCGGTCGTATTTGATGATGCCGAAAAGTTCGGTCTGTGGCCAAAGACACATGAATGGGTTTATAAAAAACATTGGCTGCAACAGTTTGTAGAAGCTGTTTTAGCAGATGAAAATATCGTCACACAGCATTACGGGACATATATGAAAGAAAATCGTCCTCTCGGCATAGCTTACTTAAACAATACCTCCTATTTTGAGATGGGAGAATGGAGTCTTAAGAGTAAACAAGCATTGGCATTAGAGGAGTTAAAACAGAGTGTCGGTGAACATTACTTCAATGATATCGGAGTCTCTTTTATAAAAGGCGGGATATGGAAAAACTTTTTTATAAAATACAGAGAAAGTAATTACCTGCATAAAAGGATGCTCTACTTTAGCAAGAACCAAGATACATTGCCGAAAAAAGCATTGGAGTCTCTATACAAACTTCAGACAAACGATGTGTTCTGGCACGGAATATTCGGCGGTATATACCTTCCAAATCTTCGTGATAACGCGTACAGATATCTTTTAGAACTTGAAGCTTCAAGAGAGAAGAAAGATATCTTTATTGAAGTATCGGATATCGATAAAGATGGATATGATGAGTTTAAAGTCGTAACAAAAAACCTTAGTGCAGTTTTTTCGACAAAATTTGGCGGACAGATGATGGAATTCGGTTCGTTTGATACTTTTTTTAACTGGCAGAACACTATGATGCGTAGAAAAGAGAGTTATCATGAAAAGTTGTTCCACCATACTGATCTAAATAATACAGATAAGCATCAAGACGGTATCAGTACAATCCACAATGATGATCTGGAAATAGATGAATCATTAAAAGATGAACTGATATATGACTGGCATCCGAAATATTCGTTTATCGATCATTTCTGCCGTGATGAATTAACACTTGAGAGTTTTAAAGGTCTTACGTTTAAAGATGTTGCAGATTTTGCAAACCAGCCTTTTACTTTGAATAAAAACAAAAATAGTTTCAGCAGAACAGGCGGGATATATCTGGACTGGTGTTATGAGACAAAACTGAAAAAAGAGTATGGGTTTAAGACAAATTCGATCAGTTTGGATGTCAAATGTAACAGTGAGTATGAAGAAAGACTTTTTTATGCGCAGGAGTATAATTTCCATTTTGCTCATCCAAATAGAGTCACATTTAACGGTAAAACTTTACATAATGGTTTTACTCAGTATAATTGCGATGAACTTGTCATTGTCGATGATTTTACAAAGAAAGTGTTAACATTAAAGATGAATCAAAAATGCAATATTTTCGGATATATCTTAAATACTATCTCAAAAAGTGAGACAGGTTTTGATAAGATGGCTCAGGAGATATCATTTATATTGACGCTGCCTTTTTATTCAAAGTTCAAATTCAAAGTCGATCTGGAGTTATCTGATGTCTGA
- a CDS encoding galactose-1-phosphate uridylyltransferase, protein MSEIRLDRIHNKYVLIAPERLYRPNLRHTDSKKSSSAICPFCEGNEDLTPSEVFAIRDNEPNMPSWKTRVVPNLYKAVQIELEDVSKRDGMFESIPGVGAHEILIDTPCHDCDIVQLEAIDVENWLRSMIIRIEDLRNDKRLIHLSIFKNFGLNAGATQDHPHTQILALPIMPKSELVFLDRNMTYYRRHGRGILEDIIHNEMIAKKRIVSKIGNFIAFCPFASAYPFEVMIAPIVNISGLSRCSRKEITDLAVLIKIVFEKLNIQLGRFDYNLSFDMAPLNKNFENEPYVSSFDKNYRFSLRITPRIYTLGGFEISTGMAINSVVPEDCAKLLRGD, encoded by the coding sequence ATGTCTGAAATAAGATTAGATAGAATTCATAATAAATATGTATTGATAGCTCCAGAGCGGCTTTATCGACCAAACTTACGCCATACGGACAGTAAAAAAAGTTCAAGTGCGATATGTCCGTTTTGTGAGGGCAATGAAGATCTGACACCCTCTGAGGTCTTTGCTATCAGAGACAATGAACCCAATATGCCATCTTGGAAGACAAGAGTAGTCCCAAATCTTTATAAAGCCGTTCAGATAGAGTTAGAAGATGTCTCTAAAAGAGACGGGATGTTTGAATCGATCCCGGGAGTAGGAGCGCATGAGATACTTATAGATACACCTTGCCATGATTGCGATATCGTTCAGCTTGAAGCTATTGATGTTGAAAACTGGCTGAGAAGCATGATAATCCGGATAGAAGACCTTAGAAATGACAAAAGACTGATACACCTGAGCATATTTAAAAATTTCGGTCTAAATGCCGGTGCGACACAGGACCATCCGCATACTCAGATACTGGCTCTTCCGATCATGCCAAAAAGTGAACTCGTGTTCTTAGACCGTAATATGACATATTATCGCCGTCACGGACGCGGAATACTTGAAGATATCATCCATAACGAGATGATCGCCAAAAAAAGGATAGTCAGTAAGATAGGTAATTTTATAGCATTCTGTCCGTTTGCAAGTGCATACCCTTTTGAAGTGATGATAGCTCCAATAGTCAATATATCCGGATTAAGCAGATGCAGTAGAAAAGAGATAACCGATCTGGCAGTACTCATTAAAATCGTATTTGAAAAGTTAAATATCCAGCTTGGCAGATTTGACTATAATCTTTCATTCGATATGGCACCTTTAAACAAAAACTTTGAAAACGAACCGTATGTAAGCAGTTTTGACAAGAACTACCGCTTTAGTCTTCGCATTACACCGAGGATCTATACGTTGGGCGGATTTGAGATATCTACAGGCATGGCGATCAACAGTGTAGTCCCGGAAGACTGTGCCAAGCTTTTGCGGGGAGATTGA
- a CDS encoding glycogen/starch synthase — protein MKVLFASSEIFPYAKSGGLADVADALPNILKDSVDIARVMPLYGFMDKDGLEYERSYKISFGGIDYKINLYAKESDTLKTCFIEAPLLSATQSLYCDKEGDYPNNDLRFGIFCMAVVELSSVLKIDILHLNDWHTALCALLIKERGLKIKTVFTIHNLAYQGIFGKNSLERLGIDKKYFTMESLEFYDKVNFLKAGIAYSDRITTVSPTYAKEILTKEFGCGLEGFLSYHKDKLSGILNGINDKIFNPADDKALAFEYDKNTLENKYKNKVEFIKTATLKDPRRPLIVMIARLVEQKGIDLLMDSLKLLLAKKINFYILGEGSAEFSKKLALFAKEYDNFEFFEGYDEKLSHQVYAAADFLLMPSKFEPCGLNQMIAMRYGTIPIVHAIGGLKDSVHEDDMKCGGGIVFKKYTKKEFLLAIDRALKLKKENEKFQATMEFNMGCDFSFTPSALEYLKLYKSLV, from the coding sequence ATGAAAGTCCTTTTTGCTTCTAGTGAAATATTCCCATATGCCAAAAGCGGAGGATTGGCCGATGTTGCTGATGCTCTTCCAAATATCTTAAAAGACTCTGTCGATATTGCCAGAGTCATGCCTTTATACGGTTTTATGGATAAAGATGGGCTAGAGTATGAAAGATCATATAAGATAAGTTTCGGAGGAATCGATTATAAGATCAATCTTTATGCAAAAGAGAGTGATACGTTAAAGACCTGTTTTATAGAAGCTCCTCTGCTTAGTGCTACACAGAGTCTTTATTGCGATAAAGAGGGAGATTACCCGAACAATGATCTGCGTTTTGGGATATTTTGTATGGCTGTTGTAGAGCTTTCATCGGTATTGAAGATAGATATCCTGCATCTCAACGATTGGCATACGGCTTTGTGTGCACTTTTGATAAAAGAACGCGGATTAAAGATAAAAACGGTCTTCACGATCCATAATCTAGCCTATCAGGGTATCTTTGGCAAAAACTCGCTTGAAAGACTCGGCATCGATAAAAAATATTTTACTATGGAAAGTCTGGAGTTTTACGACAAGGTGAACTTTTTAAAAGCCGGCATAGCTTACAGCGACCGAATAACAACAGTGAGTCCAACCTATGCAAAAGAGATATTGACTAAGGAATTTGGATGCGGATTGGAAGGTTTTTTATCATATCACAAAGATAAGTTAAGCGGTATCTTAAACGGCATCAATGACAAGATCTTTAATCCTGCAGATGATAAAGCATTAGCTTTTGAGTATGATAAAAACACGCTTGAAAACAAGTATAAGAATAAGGTCGAATTTATAAAAACTGCAACGTTAAAGGACCCGAGACGTCCTCTTATCGTAATGATAGCAAGGCTTGTCGAGCAAAAAGGGATCGATCTGCTGATGGATTCATTAAAGCTTTTACTGGCTAAGAAAATAAATTTTTATATACTTGGAGAGGGGAGTGCAGAGTTTTCCAAAAAACTGGCACTGTTTGCAAAAGAGTACGATAACTTTGAGTTTTTTGAAGGCTACGATGAAAAGCTTTCTCATCAGGTCTATGCGGCTGCAGACTTTCTACTCATGCCTTCTAAGTTCGAGCCATGTGGGTTAAATCAGATGATAGCGATGCGTTACGGGACTATTCCGATAGTCCATGCCATAGGTGGTTTAAAAGACAGTGTTCATGAAGATGATATGAAATGCGGCGGTGGTATAGTCTTTAAAAAATATACTAAAAAAGAGTTTCTCTTAGCTATTGACAGAGCCTTAAAACTAAAAAAAGAGAATGAAAAGTTTCAGGCGACAATGGAGTTTAATATGGGATGCGACTTCTCATTTACGCCAAGTGCTTTAGAATATCTAAAACTCTATAAGAGTCTGGTATGA
- a CDS encoding ROK family protein: protein MNLAIDAGGTNYRAEILDNDQSVQTLCVKSADIGLSNWIETILNEYHGIKTVYIAYAGQVKEGVIISAPNQNVDNHDIKNYFEDKFGVELFIENDLNCAVLAEAEHFNCENICALYVGTGLGLGVVSSSKLICGHNGVTTEIGHIPYKDAPFRCGCGKSNCLELFASGSGVMKFKEYNSIDSSKRLTELQESKNAVEKKLYDEFETALVHAVGTVITLFTPEILVLGGGIISADEELIQRITSRVKDFAMPITLQGVKIVQTQMQNAPLRGALLLKDCR from the coding sequence ATGAATCTAGCCATTGATGCGGGCGGGACTAATTACCGTGCAGAGATATTAGATAATGATCAGTCGGTACAAACACTCTGTGTAAAGAGTGCCGATATCGGTCTGTCTAACTGGATCGAGACGATCTTAAATGAGTATCACGGCATAAAAACTGTCTATATCGCTTATGCGGGACAGGTAAAAGAGGGAGTGATCATCTCTGCTCCGAACCAAAATGTAGATAATCATGACATAAAAAACTACTTTGAAGATAAGTTCGGTGTGGAATTGTTTATAGAAAATGACCTTAATTGTGCAGTACTGGCAGAAGCAGAGCATTTTAATTGTGAAAATATCTGTGCTTTATATGTGGGGACGGGATTAGGTCTCGGGGTCGTCAGTTCATCAAAGTTGATCTGCGGTCATAACGGCGTTACCACAGAGATAGGACATATCCCATATAAAGATGCACCGTTTCGATGCGGATGCGGTAAAAGCAACTGTTTGGAGCTTTTTGCATCAGGCTCCGGGGTTATGAAGTTTAAGGAGTATAATTCAATCGACAGTTCCAAAAGACTTACCGAGTTACAAGAGAGTAAAAACGCAGTTGAAAAAAAGCTTTACGATGAGTTTGAGACAGCTTTAGTACATGCAGTAGGAACGGTCATAACTCTGTTTACTCCCGAGATACTTGTCCTTGGCGGGGGAATCATATCCGCAGATGAAGAACTTATACAGAGAATCACTTCAAGAGTGAAGGATTTTGCTATGCCTATAACTCTTCAGGGTGTTAAGATAGTACAAACACAGATGCAAAATGCGCCCTTAAGAGGTGCATTATTACTAAAGGATTGTAGATGA